The sequence TAAGATGACGTAATCCAGTTTTTGCATGTTTGAATCGAACAACCTTTTTCCCCAACTATGTTGGTGACAGTCAAACTTGCGAAGGAAGAAAAAGGACCATAGTATTTAAAGAAACCCACAAGTACTACTATTACTGAATAGGACATGAAAGAAGATGGATTTAAAGTCATGAAGATAGTTACTGTCATAGAATTAACTTACTCTCTTTTAGAAACATTTATCTTGTGTTTCTTCATGTCTGATGAAAATGCAACTTATATGGTGTTATATCTGGCTCTAAACAAGGGTTTCTTTTTAAAGATTTCTGCTTTTATCCTGATGTTTGAATTGATGTTTACAATTTTTTTTGTTATATATGTTACCATATTCATAGCGCCAACTAACAAGTGCAATTTCATAGATACTTGATACTTGGAGGAATAGGTTGCAAATATCAGATGGCCACATAGAAAAATTGAAACAGATACGGGTATGCGCAGAGTTAGGAATACAATGTGCTCAACTTAACCCAGTTCAGAGACCAGTTACACAGCATATAATCGATCGGCTTGCTGAAGTGAAGGACAGATCCATCAAGACTGGCACTTTTGCAGTAGAGCAGGTATGTTGACAGAACATGGTCCTGCAGGATCATCGAGTCAGCATTCCACAAAGCAAAACTATCATCCCTCCGAAAGACATGTCGACACCTTTTGATGCATCTTGCTGTTTTTCCCACATCACAGGTCTCTGCTCAAATTGGTAACAGTAGCGCACCGGCAGCAATAGCATCAAGTACGGCTTCTGAGCATGACGAAGTAAGTGAGCTTCTTCAGAAACTATCATCGCAGAACGCTTTGGATCAGCGTGAAGCCGCAGGCGTGCTTCGCCAGCTCGCGAAGCGCAGTGCTGAGCATCGTGCACGCATCGGGGAATCTGGCGGCATCCCTATCCTCTCGAGACTTCTGTCTTCGACGACTGATCTTAGCGCCCAGGAGCATGTGGTCACCACTCTCCTCATCATTTCTGTCAACCGAGAGAACAGACGGAGGATTGTTTCCTCTGGAGCTGTTTCCGGGATCGTGCGGGCGCTAGAGAGGGGCAACATGAGCCCCCTTGCGCTACTGTCAATCCTTTCCAACGGCCCCGAGGGAGTGGCAGCTATCAGTGCCGCTGCCGCTGTCATACCAAGTCTGGTTGGAGTTATTAGGAATGGATCCTCAGCGAGCAAGGCAAATGCAGTTGCTATCCTGTTGCgtgtcttttttttttttttgcgagatatCCTGTTGCGTGTCTGTGAtggcgaaggcaagcagcagcGACAGAACCTTGCTCAGGCACATGAGCATGGCCTCGTGCCCTTGCTGGCGGAGCTAAAGGAAAGCAGCAGCACACACATGGGGAAAAGTAAAGCGACCCGGCTGCTCCGACTAATGAATAACTAGTGAATGAGGGAGGCACGTTTGTGCGGCCAAATTTACAAGATATTTTACGTATGAGCTGGTGGCATTTTGCTTATCTACTTGTTACTTGTTCGATCCTAGATACTTGCATGAATCTGTCATGACCGTTAGGCGACAGGGAGGCGATCCGGGGCGATCTCCGCGCCCGACGGCGGAGCCACCGCCCgatgccggcgatcgccgccgggtGGGCGGTCGCTTCTGGGCCCTCGCCGGatctgacgatgatgatgcggacGAGGATGGAGCGGAGCCGCCGGGGGAGTCACCGCCGTCTCCTACGCCGTCGGACCTAATCTGTGAATTCTTTCATTCAGGTTACTCGGAAGAGGAAGTAGCGACCACGGTGGACAAGGTGGTTCCCAGAGACGATCTGGCTCGTGAGGGGCTGCACGATGGAGAGAAGATCGAGATTGTTCGCCGGATCGTGCATAGAAGGACGGCGCCGTCGGCGCTTCGTCCATGGAAGGGA is a genomic window of Triticum dicoccoides isolate Atlit2015 ecotype Zavitan unplaced genomic scaffold, WEW_v2.0 scaffold134620, whole genome shotgun sequence containing:
- the LOC119343625 gene encoding putative receptor-like protein kinase At4g00960, with protein sequence MADKIYIWEKKLQDPSAPPMPFPLDFLKAITCDFSAEQELGKGGYGVVYKGVLPSGKIIAVKKLHDTHLVEDNKFQKEVRYLMGMKHQNVVQFVGYCAESSWEAMKLPGIVGYIFSEAPKRLLCFEYVCNQSLDKYISDGSSGLEWNMRCEIIRGICDGLHYLHGECQIIHLDLKPANILFGTNMEPKIADFGLSKIFADQSLTKNPAGTLGYMAPEYLIRGLVSIKADIFSLGVVIIEIITGRKELPCFQQFNENGSPQSDIASEQDFIEKILDTWRNRLQISDGHIEKLKQIRVCAELGIQCAQLNPVQRPVTQHIIDRLAEVKDRSIKTGTFAVEQVSAQIGNSSAPAAIASSTASEHDEVSELLQKLSSQNALDQREAAGVLRQLAKRSAEHRARIGESGGIPILSRLLSSTTDLSAQEHVVTTLLIISVNRENRRRIVSSGAVSGIVRALERGNMSPLALLSILSNGPEGVAAISAAAAVIPSLVGVIRNGSSASKANAVAILLRVFFFFLRDILLRVCDGEGKQQRQNLAQAHEHGLVPLLAELKESSSTHMGKSKATRLLRLMNN